The following are encoded in a window of Mycobacterium vicinigordonae genomic DNA:
- a CDS encoding acyl-CoA dehydrogenase family protein, which translates to MTFSMQLTDDVIEVRDWVHKFAADIIRPAAAEWDEREETPWPVIQEAAKVGLYSPDFFAQQAAEETGLGMLTAFEEMFWGDAGIALSIMGTGLAAAALAGNGTPEQLGQWLPEMFGTAAEPKLGAFCSSEPDAGSDVGGIRTRARFDEASNEWVLNGTKTWATNGGIANVHIVVASVYPELGTRGQASFVIGPNTKGLAQGQKFKKHGIRASHTAEVVLDNVRLPEDAILGGREKFEKRIARVKSGTSARGHAAMKTFERTRPTVGAMAVGVARAAYEYALDYACQREQFGRKIGEFQAVAFKLADMKSRVDAARLLVWRAGWMARNNQNFESAEGSMAKLVASETAVYVTDEAIQILGGNGYTRDYPVERMHRDAKIFTIFEGTSEIQRLVISRAITGLAIR; encoded by the coding sequence ATGACATTCTCGATGCAGCTCACCGACGATGTGATCGAGGTGCGCGACTGGGTGCACAAGTTCGCCGCCGACATCATCCGCCCGGCAGCGGCCGAATGGGACGAACGCGAGGAAACTCCGTGGCCGGTCATCCAGGAGGCCGCCAAGGTGGGACTGTATTCCCCGGACTTCTTCGCGCAGCAGGCCGCCGAGGAGACCGGCCTGGGCATGCTCACCGCATTCGAAGAGATGTTCTGGGGCGACGCGGGCATTGCGCTGTCCATCATGGGCACCGGGTTGGCGGCCGCGGCATTGGCGGGCAACGGGACCCCAGAACAGCTCGGGCAGTGGCTACCCGAGATGTTCGGTACCGCAGCCGAACCCAAGCTCGGTGCTTTCTGCTCCTCAGAGCCCGACGCGGGCTCCGACGTCGGCGGCATCCGCACCCGGGCCCGCTTCGACGAGGCCAGCAACGAGTGGGTGCTCAACGGCACCAAGACCTGGGCCACCAACGGTGGAATCGCCAACGTGCACATCGTGGTCGCTTCGGTCTATCCCGAGCTGGGCACCCGCGGCCAAGCCAGCTTCGTCATCGGCCCGAACACCAAGGGCCTGGCCCAGGGTCAGAAGTTCAAGAAGCATGGCATCCGCGCGTCCCACACCGCCGAGGTTGTGCTCGACAACGTCCGGCTACCCGAGGATGCGATCCTCGGCGGACGCGAGAAGTTCGAAAAGCGGATCGCCCGGGTGAAGTCCGGTACCTCGGCGCGCGGCCATGCGGCGATGAAGACCTTCGAACGCACCCGGCCCACCGTCGGCGCCATGGCCGTCGGCGTGGCCCGCGCCGCCTACGAGTACGCACTCGACTATGCCTGCCAGCGTGAGCAATTCGGCCGCAAGATCGGCGAGTTTCAGGCCGTGGCGTTCAAGCTGGCCGACATGAAGAGTCGCGTCGACGCGGCTCGTCTGCTGGTGTGGCGGGCGGGCTGGATGGCGCGCAACAACCAGAACTTCGAATCCGCCGAGGGCTCGATGGCCAAACTGGTGGCCAGCGAGACCGCGGTCTACGTCACCGACGAAGCCATCCAGATTCTCGGCGGCAACGGCTACACGCGCGACTACCCCGTGGAGCGGATGCACCGCGACGCCAAAATCTTCACGATCTTCGAAGGCACCAGTGAGATTCAGCGTCTGGTCATTTCGCGGGCAATCACCGGGTTGGCTATCCGCTGA
- a CDS encoding LLM class F420-dependent oxidoreductase has protein sequence MRIGVVLPQTELGGDRGAVGAYGQRVEELGFTHILAYDHVLGADPAVHQGWQGPYDIDSTFHEPFVVFGYLAAITSLELVTGVIILPQRQTVLVAKQAAEVDLLTGGRFRLGVGLGWNAVEYEALGERFNNRGRRSEEQVELMRKLWTQRSVSFEGKYHTVIGAGLTPRPRQQPIPVWFGAATDRAYERAGRLADGWFPMMEPGPGLDQARERVERAAEAAGRTAVELGMEGRVSWSGDRDKAVADLAAWKAAGATHVSVNTMGAGLMGVDAHLSALEQVAADLV, from the coding sequence ATGCGCATAGGAGTCGTCTTACCGCAAACCGAGCTCGGCGGAGATCGGGGCGCTGTGGGCGCTTACGGTCAACGTGTCGAGGAACTGGGGTTCACCCACATCCTCGCCTATGACCACGTGTTGGGCGCCGACCCCGCGGTGCACCAGGGTTGGCAGGGCCCGTACGACATCGACTCGACGTTTCACGAGCCGTTCGTCGTCTTCGGGTATCTGGCCGCGATCACTTCCCTGGAACTCGTCACCGGTGTCATCATCCTGCCGCAGCGGCAAACGGTGCTGGTGGCTAAGCAGGCCGCCGAGGTGGACCTGCTCACCGGTGGCCGGTTCCGGCTGGGCGTCGGATTGGGCTGGAACGCCGTCGAATACGAGGCGCTCGGCGAGCGCTTCAACAACCGCGGCAGGCGCTCCGAAGAGCAGGTCGAGCTGATGCGCAAGCTCTGGACGCAACGATCGGTCAGCTTCGAAGGCAAGTACCACACGGTGATCGGGGCGGGCCTGACCCCGCGGCCCAGGCAGCAACCGATCCCGGTGTGGTTTGGTGCGGCAACCGATCGCGCCTACGAGCGGGCCGGGCGGCTCGCCGACGGTTGGTTCCCCATGATGGAGCCTGGACCCGGGCTCGACCAGGCGCGCGAACGGGTGGAACGCGCCGCGGAGGCAGCCGGCCGCACAGCTGTCGAACTGGGGATGGAGGGCCGGGTCAGCTGGTCCGGCGACCGGGACAAGGCGGTGGCCGACCTGGCCGCGTGGAAGGCCGCGGGGGCCACGCACGTCTCGGTGAACACCATGGGGGCGGGCCTAATGGGGGTCGACGCCCACCTGTCCGCCCTGGAGCAGGTAGCCGCCGACTTGGTTTAA
- a CDS encoding TetR/AcrR family transcriptional regulator, translating to MPAEGTRGRDRLLAEALKLFAAKGYAATSVADIQRASGLAPGSGALYKHFGSKRELLEAAVEHRIGSVVAAREQYDAGEPESVEQAVRTAGELIWSNLKQSEDLLKVMLREPEELGDLDEKTWQVITDNAYQRFADELAASNRSGRTCIPDPEAAAAAAIGSLSYASTLQALTGRLPGNIDEDRYFEAWVNQTLSVLAQHRNAKTASHQTNSGENA from the coding sequence ATGCCAGCCGAAGGCACCCGCGGACGCGATCGATTGTTGGCCGAGGCGCTGAAATTGTTCGCCGCCAAGGGTTACGCAGCCACCTCGGTGGCCGACATTCAACGCGCTTCCGGCTTGGCGCCCGGTTCGGGCGCGCTTTACAAGCACTTCGGCTCTAAGCGCGAATTACTCGAAGCTGCCGTCGAGCACCGAATCGGCAGCGTTGTAGCCGCACGCGAGCAGTACGACGCAGGAGAACCCGAAAGCGTCGAACAGGCGGTGCGCACCGCGGGCGAGCTGATCTGGAGCAACCTCAAGCAGAGCGAAGACCTGCTCAAGGTCATGCTGCGAGAACCCGAGGAGCTCGGCGATCTCGATGAAAAGACCTGGCAGGTGATCACCGACAACGCCTATCAGCGGTTCGCCGACGAACTTGCAGCCTCCAACCGTTCCGGTCGCACCTGCATCCCCGACCCCGAAGCGGCGGCGGCCGCCGCGATCGGGTCACTGTCTTACGCGTCGACGCTGCAGGCGCTCACTGGGCGTCTGCCCGGCAACATCGACGAGGACCGCTACTTCGAAGCCTGGGTTAACCAGACGCTCAGCGTACTCGCACAGCATCGCAATGCGAAAACCGCTTCACACCAAACAAATTCAGGAGAAAACGCATGA
- a CDS encoding NAD(P)/FAD-dependent oxidoreductase — translation MIVIVGAGICGLATAYALSRQGVDAIVCERGEPFAEQSVGLARIFRIAHRRPALCRLALDARAGWQRWESEFGVGRLLGTEGFVAAGDCDDTATAMADAGATFCWLDRKGIADRIPFLDAPWETAVFDPLGGSLRIRRALVTLARRVTIRRAEVVSVADDGSTTLSGGGVLRADRVLICAGVRTPTLFGPLDVTFAPHTRFTYTGVNAVEASCLSSPSGYGLPIGSTGRWAFGQQAPDPAAVRRLFPSLTPLGSVDCVTARASWLDAGGDGWTLARRGAVIAFVGSNLMKFGPLLGELLAQSLLNDEPPSDLGNLQ, via the coding sequence ATGATCGTCATCGTCGGTGCCGGAATATGCGGCCTTGCAACGGCGTATGCGTTGTCCCGCCAGGGCGTCGACGCGATAGTGTGCGAGCGCGGCGAGCCGTTCGCCGAGCAGTCTGTGGGGCTGGCTCGGATATTCCGGATCGCCCACCGGCGCCCGGCGTTGTGCCGGCTGGCTCTCGACGCCCGCGCCGGTTGGCAGCGCTGGGAGTCTGAGTTCGGCGTCGGCCGCCTGTTGGGCACGGAGGGATTCGTGGCCGCTGGCGACTGCGACGACACCGCGACCGCGATGGCGGACGCCGGGGCCACGTTCTGCTGGCTCGACCGGAAGGGTATCGCCGACCGGATTCCGTTCCTGGATGCGCCTTGGGAGACGGCGGTTTTCGACCCGCTCGGTGGCAGTCTGCGGATCCGGCGTGCCCTGGTGACGTTGGCGCGGCGGGTGACCATAAGGCGTGCCGAGGTGGTGTCGGTCGCCGACGACGGCTCGACAACATTGTCCGGCGGTGGTGTTCTGCGTGCCGATCGGGTGCTGATCTGCGCCGGGGTGCGGACGCCGACGCTGTTCGGTCCGCTCGACGTCACGTTCGCGCCGCATACCCGATTCACCTACACCGGTGTCAATGCCGTTGAAGCCAGCTGCCTTTCGTCGCCATCGGGTTACGGTCTACCGATCGGCAGTACCGGTCGTTGGGCTTTCGGTCAGCAGGCACCGGATCCGGCGGCGGTGCGAAGATTGTTCCCATCGTTGACTCCGCTGGGTTCGGTGGACTGCGTGACCGCGCGCGCATCATGGCTCGACGCCGGGGGCGACGGTTGGACCCTCGCGCGCCGTGGCGCGGTGATCGCGTTTGTCGGCAGCAACCTGATGAAATTCGGCCCACTGCTGGGCGAGCTACTCGCTCAGTCGCTGTTGAACGACGAACCGCCCAGCGACTTGGGGAACCTGCAATAG
- a CDS encoding TetR/AcrR family transcriptional regulator encodes MPAEAIEAALRASEELGKDVADIPVGVIARQAGMSRSTLLRRLGGSRTALDHAVRGRGVDPGGAPVRIRATDAAAILIEENGLAAATLEAIAVRAECSVPSLYANFGTRDGLLRAVFERHSPVLDLEEFFARPHERDLRKTVLGFYSVLARELARPPRVVPAMFAEVFARPSSPSVTVLIEHAFPRMLGLVGGWLSAEVAAGRVRELPMPLLIQQLMAPMMIHLLMRPLAERTDLVTLPDLDVVCEVFADTFVRAVATREKRSKS; translated from the coding sequence GTGCCCGCGGAGGCGATCGAGGCAGCGCTGCGTGCATCCGAGGAACTTGGCAAGGACGTCGCCGATATCCCGGTCGGCGTGATCGCTCGGCAAGCGGGCATGTCGCGGAGCACCTTGTTGCGCCGGCTCGGCGGCTCACGCACCGCGCTCGACCACGCCGTCCGGGGACGCGGAGTGGATCCCGGTGGTGCGCCGGTACGCATCCGCGCAACGGATGCCGCGGCGATTCTAATCGAGGAAAATGGTTTGGCGGCGGCGACGTTGGAAGCCATCGCAGTACGCGCGGAATGCTCGGTGCCCAGTCTGTACGCGAATTTCGGCACCCGCGACGGGCTGCTCCGTGCGGTCTTCGAGCGGCACAGTCCCGTCTTGGACCTCGAGGAATTCTTCGCCCGACCACACGAACGTGATCTGCGGAAGACGGTACTTGGCTTCTACTCTGTGCTGGCCCGCGAGCTGGCCCGGCCGCCGCGCGTGGTCCCGGCCATGTTCGCCGAAGTCTTCGCGCGCCCGTCCAGCCCGTCCGTCACAGTCCTGATCGAGCACGCTTTTCCTCGCATGCTGGGGCTGGTCGGGGGGTGGCTGTCCGCCGAAGTCGCAGCGGGCCGCGTGCGCGAGCTGCCGATGCCGCTGCTCATTCAGCAACTCATGGCCCCGATGATGATTCACCTCTTGATGCGGCCACTGGCCGAGCGCACCGACCTTGTCACGCTTCCCGACCTTGATGTCGTGTGCGAGGTCTTCGCCGACACGTTCGTCCGCGCAGTCGCGACACGAGAGAAACGGAGCAAATCATGA
- a CDS encoding NUDIX hydrolase: MTLSYDDELREQIRVRLAQHDRRVVTDPTKRHAAVAVVLVDSELGEDRVDPAPVDAWIADRPMPGGLDGHMVDVAGGAAFLLCRRTSRLSSHAAQWALPGGQLDPGETIIDAALRELDEELGVRLTESSVLGLLDDYPTRSGYVITPVVLWGGGRIELRPAPDEVVAAYRVGLHQLLREDSPRFITIPESPRPVVQIPLGNDLIHAPTGAVLLQLRWLGLEGCHDPVAQFEQPLFAWK; the protein is encoded by the coding sequence GTGACCCTCAGTTACGACGACGAGCTGCGCGAGCAGATCCGGGTGCGGTTGGCCCAGCACGACCGGCGCGTGGTGACCGATCCCACCAAGCGGCACGCAGCCGTGGCCGTCGTACTCGTCGACTCCGAGCTGGGCGAGGACCGGGTGGATCCGGCGCCGGTGGACGCCTGGATCGCCGACCGGCCGATGCCCGGCGGCCTAGACGGTCACATGGTCGACGTAGCAGGCGGTGCTGCTTTTCTGTTGTGCCGCAGAACGTCCCGCCTGTCTTCGCACGCCGCGCAGTGGGCACTGCCCGGTGGCCAGCTCGATCCCGGCGAAACCATCATCGATGCGGCGTTGCGCGAATTGGATGAGGAGCTCGGGGTCAGGCTGACAGAGTCGTCGGTGCTGGGGCTGCTTGACGACTATCCGACGCGGTCGGGTTACGTGATAACTCCCGTCGTGCTGTGGGGTGGCGGCCGGATCGAACTGCGTCCCGCGCCCGACGAGGTGGTCGCGGCCTACCGGGTGGGTCTGCACCAGTTGCTGCGTGAGGATTCACCGCGTTTCATTACGATTCCGGAGAGCCCGCGGCCCGTGGTGCAGATTCCGCTGGGCAACGACCTGATCCACGCCCCTACGGGAGCGGTGTTGCTGCAGCTACGGTGGTTGGGTCTGGAGGGTTGCCACGACCCGGTCGCTCAGTTCGAGCAGCCGTTATTTGCATGGAAATAG
- a CDS encoding diflavin oxidoreductase: MAAEFAIVIAYGSDMGNAEDAALSFAEALDEAVSTGVTAIELNQVDPADLQSVTHLVVVTSTFGDGEFPDNATLFWEAISADDADRVEHLKFAVLALGDSGYDLFCNAGRLLDERLETLGAMRLADRVDIDGPYEQPAAAWIADLVKVLAAERAGTVPTESNPPPAEAVEPTQRDRSHRPVGVRVLVNRVLTAPESDKEVRHYELDLAASGIAYTAGDSLAVHATNDPALVDAILGALGVGPDYTVHDGDEPLGALLSGQLEIRTPSRALRALVAARVPNAEAAVPLGADTVPAPGSWWYGKDVLDLIRLGSLTVEDVLDTLRPLQFRDYSIASSPLVHPDHIHLTVATVRYDIADRRYGGVASTFLADRSGEVQVHLLPNHTFRLPAGDVPIIMIGPGTGIAPFRAFLQERQACGAKGRSWLFFGDRRRATSFLYGDEIEGFRDSGTLTRLDLAFSRDGAADESKPYVQHRMWDNADEFFGWMQDGAHIYVCGDAERMAKDVDAAIHGIVAQSGNLDPDAAHAYVNQLIRDHRYLRDVY; the protein is encoded by the coding sequence ATGGCCGCAGAGTTCGCGATCGTCATCGCATACGGCAGCGACATGGGTAACGCCGAAGACGCCGCGCTGTCGTTCGCCGAGGCCCTCGACGAAGCCGTCAGCACCGGCGTCACCGCGATAGAACTCAACCAGGTCGACCCCGCCGATCTGCAATCGGTCACCCATCTGGTGGTGGTCACCTCGACATTTGGCGACGGCGAATTCCCCGACAACGCAACACTGTTCTGGGAGGCGATCAGCGCCGACGACGCCGACCGGGTCGAGCACCTGAAGTTCGCGGTGCTCGCGTTGGGCGATAGCGGCTACGACTTGTTCTGCAACGCGGGCCGCCTGCTCGACGAGCGTCTCGAAACGTTGGGTGCAATGCGGCTCGCCGACCGTGTGGACATCGACGGACCCTACGAGCAGCCCGCCGCCGCGTGGATTGCCGACCTGGTCAAGGTATTGGCCGCCGAGCGCGCCGGCACGGTTCCGACCGAATCAAACCCGCCTCCCGCGGAGGCTGTCGAGCCGACCCAGCGCGACCGCAGCCATCGACCCGTCGGCGTCCGAGTGCTCGTCAACCGAGTACTGACCGCGCCAGAGTCCGACAAGGAAGTCCGCCACTACGAGCTGGACCTGGCTGCCAGTGGGATCGCTTATACCGCAGGAGATTCGCTGGCGGTGCATGCCACCAACGATCCCGCGCTCGTCGACGCGATCCTTGGCGCACTGGGCGTCGGCCCCGACTACACCGTGCACGACGGCGACGAGCCGCTCGGCGCACTGCTCAGCGGGCAGCTGGAGATCAGAACACCGTCGCGGGCATTACGGGCACTGGTGGCCGCGCGCGTACCTAACGCCGAGGCGGCCGTCCCACTCGGCGCCGACACCGTCCCCGCGCCGGGATCGTGGTGGTACGGCAAGGATGTGCTGGACCTGATCCGGCTCGGCAGCCTCACGGTGGAAGACGTCCTCGACACCCTGCGGCCGCTGCAGTTCCGCGACTATTCCATCGCGTCAAGCCCCTTAGTTCATCCCGATCACATCCACCTGACCGTGGCCACCGTGCGGTATGACATTGCCGACCGCCGCTACGGCGGGGTGGCGTCGACGTTCCTGGCCGACCGCTCCGGCGAGGTGCAGGTACACCTGCTTCCCAACCACACGTTCCGGCTTCCAGCCGGTGACGTACCGATCATCATGATCGGTCCGGGCACCGGCATCGCGCCATTCCGCGCGTTTCTGCAGGAGCGCCAAGCGTGCGGTGCGAAGGGAAGGTCGTGGCTGTTCTTCGGAGACCGTCGGCGCGCCACCAGTTTTCTTTATGGAGACGAGATAGAAGGTTTCCGCGACTCGGGTACGCTGACCCGCCTGGACCTGGCGTTCTCCCGCGACGGCGCAGCTGATGAGTCGAAACCCTATGTGCAACACCGTATGTGGGATAACGCCGACGAGTTCTTCGGCTGGATGCAGGACGGCGCGCACATTTACGTGTGCGGCGACGCCGAGCGGATGGCCAAGGACGTCGACGCCGCGATCCACGGCATCGTCGCCCAGTCCGGCAACCTCGACCCCGACGCGGCGCATGCCTACGTCAACCAGTTGATCAGGGACCACCGCTACCTACGCGACGTCTACTAA
- a CDS encoding DUF5313 domain-containing protein, with protein sequence MASARPNLWQYIGYSYGRVLPDSMRDWVAKDLAGKGAIRRHMIRMAIPPVFVLAPFWLLPASLYVHTEMTVPIYVWALLIAFALNKVWRRHRLAQHGLDPNLVDVLKRQKDAHIHEDYARRYGPRPESAEWQANSSPF encoded by the coding sequence ATGGCCTCCGCCCGTCCTAACCTCTGGCAGTACATCGGCTATTCCTATGGGCGCGTGCTGCCCGACTCTATGCGGGACTGGGTGGCCAAAGACCTGGCCGGTAAAGGTGCCATCCGCCGTCACATGATCCGGATGGCCATTCCACCGGTATTCGTGCTCGCGCCATTCTGGCTGTTGCCTGCGTCGCTGTATGTGCACACGGAGATGACCGTCCCGATCTACGTTTGGGCGCTGTTGATCGCGTTCGCGCTGAACAAGGTTTGGCGGCGACACCGACTGGCCCAGCACGGACTCGATCCCAATCTGGTCGACGTGCTCAAACGCCAGAAAGACGCGCACATTCACGAGGATTACGCCCGCCGGTACGGTCCCCGGCCCGAGTCCGCCGAGTGGCAGGCGAATAGCAGCCCGTTCTAA
- a CDS encoding FAD-dependent oxidoreductase: MTSNETTTCAIAGGGPAGTVLGLLLARAGIEVTVFEKHADFLRDFRGDTVHPVTLRLLDDLGLFPRFQALRQSKLEKASFDLGGRNVTVVDFGRLHQPHPYIALVPQWDLLNLLADAGGAEPTFTLRMRSEVTGLLREGDNITGVRYRGPEGDSELRADLTVACDGRTSDVRRAARLVPREFAVPFDVGWFRLDAVAEINYQLTPRISPGRALILIPREGYFQVGCFLPKGGEQQLHARGLDRFRSEVAELVPEASVDSLTSWDDVKILDVRVNRLHRWHRPGLLCIGDAAHAMSPVGGVGINLAVADAVAAAGILATPLATHRLGESDLAAVQRRRKLPAVVTQSVQLLLHRGLSDVVLDGELPELSPRAERAVGTVLSRLPALSAVPAYAVGVGLRPERAPQFARRPPD, encoded by the coding sequence ATGACGTCCAACGAGACGACGACCTGCGCGATCGCGGGCGGCGGACCGGCCGGTACGGTGCTGGGCCTGCTTTTGGCCCGGGCCGGCATCGAAGTCACCGTTTTCGAGAAGCACGCCGACTTTCTGCGCGACTTCCGCGGCGACACGGTTCATCCCGTCACCCTGCGTCTGCTCGACGACCTCGGCCTGTTCCCCCGCTTTCAGGCGCTGCGTCAGAGCAAGCTAGAGAAGGCGTCCTTCGATCTCGGCGGCCGCAACGTCACGGTCGTCGACTTCGGTCGCCTGCATCAGCCGCATCCCTACATTGCGCTGGTGCCGCAGTGGGACCTGCTCAACTTGCTGGCCGACGCCGGCGGCGCCGAGCCGACGTTCACACTGCGCATGCGTAGCGAAGTCACTGGCCTGCTCCGCGAGGGTGACAACATCACCGGCGTGCGTTACCGGGGTCCCGAGGGCGACAGCGAACTTCGCGCCGATCTCACGGTCGCGTGCGACGGGCGTACTTCGGATGTGCGCCGGGCAGCCCGGCTGGTCCCTCGGGAATTCGCCGTGCCTTTCGATGTGGGTTGGTTTCGGCTCGACGCCGTCGCTGAGATCAATTATCAACTGACGCCGCGTATTTCACCAGGGCGAGCATTAATCCTTATCCCCCGCGAAGGCTATTTTCAGGTGGGCTGCTTCCTGCCCAAGGGAGGGGAACAGCAACTGCACGCCCGCGGGCTGGACAGGTTCCGTTCCGAGGTCGCCGAGCTCGTCCCCGAAGCCTCGGTGGACTCCCTGACGTCCTGGGACGACGTCAAGATCCTCGACGTCCGCGTCAACCGGCTGCACCGATGGCACCGGCCCGGGCTGCTGTGCATTGGAGATGCCGCCCATGCGATGTCACCGGTCGGTGGGGTTGGCATCAACCTCGCCGTGGCCGATGCGGTAGCCGCGGCCGGCATCCTGGCCACCCCGCTGGCCACGCACCGACTCGGCGAATCGGACCTGGCCGCCGTGCAGCGGCGGAGAAAACTGCCGGCGGTCGTCACCCAGTCGGTCCAGCTACTTCTGCACCGGGGTCTCAGTGACGTCGTCCTCGACGGCGAACTACCCGAGCTGTCTCCGCGCGCCGAGCGCGCGGTCGGCACGGTATTGAGCCGGCTTCCGGCGCTGTCAGCAGTACCCGCGTACGCGGTCGGAGTCGGCCTGCGCCCGGAACGCGCGCCACAGTTCGCGCGCCGGCCACCCGATTGA
- a CDS encoding GNAT family N-acetyltransferase, translating to MTTDIRVLDAEEDLIAASNVFRTAMIAVPPLSQLKPGQITTLLEPGRTIGAFVDGRLVGTADAATSGLTLPGGAVVDHAAVTHIGVLPSFTRRGIATELVNHQLRDFAARGEAVASLRASEATIYERYGYGVASSTQSVEVVTARAELRAGVATGGPVRLLEPSETWEVLPRIYSQNRPTRPGTVDRSPAWWRSLRLRQQATPGPAYAAVHGDPGSESGFARYRPIDTERWFISDQRTIVVEDFFAPTADAYLGLLRFLLGLDLIDRVVFWMLPLDDPLPLLLLDRRAAKVTAVYDETWLRVVDVRAALGARRYADGDCVAIAVNDTLLQKNSATYAVTPDGAEPTDRPPQLRVDVAGLAAVLLGGTPWQSLAAAGLVTGDDTAALEEADRLFAVPRAPHAGFFF from the coding sequence GTGACCACCGATATCCGCGTGCTGGACGCCGAGGAAGATCTGATCGCCGCGTCGAACGTATTTCGCACCGCCATGATCGCCGTCCCGCCCCTGTCCCAACTGAAGCCTGGCCAGATCACCACCCTGCTGGAACCCGGCCGCACCATCGGCGCCTTCGTCGACGGGCGACTCGTCGGCACCGCCGACGCCGCGACCAGCGGGCTGACCCTGCCCGGAGGCGCGGTTGTGGACCACGCCGCGGTGACTCACATCGGAGTGCTCCCGTCGTTCACCCGCAGGGGCATCGCCACCGAGTTGGTGAACCATCAACTACGGGACTTTGCCGCCCGCGGGGAGGCCGTCGCGTCACTGCGGGCCTCGGAGGCCACGATCTACGAGCGATACGGCTACGGCGTGGCGAGTTCGACACAAAGCGTGGAAGTAGTGACGGCACGGGCGGAGCTGCGTGCCGGTGTCGCAACAGGTGGACCGGTGCGGTTGCTGGAGCCCAGCGAGACTTGGGAAGTGTTGCCGCGCATCTATTCTCAGAATCGGCCGACGAGACCCGGCACTGTCGACCGATCGCCGGCATGGTGGCGCAGCCTACGCCTGCGCCAGCAGGCAACACCGGGGCCTGCCTATGCGGCAGTGCACGGTGACCCGGGATCAGAGTCCGGGTTCGCCCGGTACCGTCCAATCGACACCGAGCGGTGGTTCATCAGCGACCAGCGCACCATCGTGGTCGAGGACTTCTTTGCGCCCACCGCCGATGCTTACCTCGGGCTGCTGCGGTTCTTGCTCGGGCTGGATCTCATCGACCGCGTGGTGTTCTGGATGCTGCCCCTCGATGATCCGCTGCCCCTGCTACTCCTCGACCGTCGGGCTGCGAAGGTGACCGCCGTATACGACGAAACCTGGCTTCGCGTCGTCGACGTTCGCGCCGCACTGGGCGCCCGCCGTTACGCCGACGGAGACTGCGTCGCTATTGCGGTCAATGACACTCTGTTACAGAAGAATTCGGCAACATACGCTGTCACACCCGACGGCGCCGAACCAACCGACCGGCCTCCCCAGCTGCGCGTCGACGTGGCCGGCCTCGCTGCCGTGCTGCTCGGCGGAACGCCCTGGCAAAGTCTTGCGGCCGCCGGGCTGGTCACCGGAGACGACACTGCGGCGCTGGAGGAGGCCGATCGGCTGTTCGCGGTGCCCCGGGCGCCACATGCCGGATTCTTCTTCTGA
- a CDS encoding acyl-CoA thioesterase domain-containing protein, protein MQANPSDGAADTASPYFVRDGKSYVPTAIARGGWGPSLSGHVIGGLLGWAAERAVDDPQFHPARLTVDLPRPTVFQPIDVRTRVLQDRRRLRLVEAVLMQDGNTVAQASALFLKRGPQPDGTVWSMPVQMPALPRDSADAQSLFIRTYGWGSGVQNPDPDWTDDSGPKYTWLQETRPLLDTEPMTAFTRAAMAGDITASIANWGSKGLEFINVDYTLTLSRLPKGSEIGLASLTHYSDDGVATGSTVLVDRDGPIGNGVSIAIAQSGFRPSSGPTGD, encoded by the coding sequence GTGCAAGCCAACCCTTCCGACGGCGCCGCGGACACAGCGTCACCGTACTTCGTCCGTGACGGAAAAAGTTATGTGCCAACGGCAATCGCACGTGGCGGCTGGGGCCCCTCGCTCAGTGGCCACGTCATCGGCGGGCTGCTCGGCTGGGCGGCCGAACGCGCCGTCGACGACCCGCAGTTCCACCCCGCCCGGCTCACCGTGGACCTGCCCCGCCCAACCGTGTTCCAGCCGATCGACGTGCGCACCCGGGTGCTGCAGGACCGCCGCCGACTGCGACTCGTCGAGGCGGTGCTCATGCAGGACGGCAACACCGTGGCGCAGGCGAGTGCGCTGTTCCTCAAGCGTGGCCCGCAGCCGGATGGCACCGTGTGGTCGATGCCGGTGCAGATGCCGGCGTTGCCCCGCGACAGCGCGGACGCCCAGTCATTGTTCATCCGCACCTATGGCTGGGGCAGCGGAGTCCAGAATCCCGATCCGGACTGGACCGACGATTCGGGCCCGAAATACACCTGGCTGCAGGAAACCCGCCCGCTGCTCGATACCGAGCCGATGACCGCCTTCACGCGTGCGGCGATGGCCGGCGACATCACCGCGTCGATCGCCAACTGGGGAAGCAAGGGCCTGGAGTTCATCAATGTCGACTACACCCTCACGTTGAGTCGGCTGCCCAAAGGATCCGAGATCGGGCTGGCCTCCCTCACGCACTACAGCGACGATGGAGTCGCTACCGGTTCGACGGTGCTTGTCGACCGCGACGGCCCAATCGGCAACGGAGTTTCGATCGCTATCGCCCAGTCCGGATTTCGTCCGAGCTCCGGACCGACCGGAGACTGA